One window from the genome of Gadus macrocephalus chromosome 7, ASM3116895v1 encodes:
- the sat2b gene encoding diamine acetyltransferase 2b has protein sequence MDFKIRAAKQEDCKEISRMIIELAVFEKMQDQVKISTQELERDGFCSNPRFECQVAEVSEEHKSSQGYTVVGFVLYYYTYSTWMGPTVFMEDLYVMPEYRGKGIGKGLMSKVAQVGKEKQCTRLQLAVLDWNTRSLDFYIMKGARDMTASEGWHALRFDGEALDKLAAEAPKD, from the exons ATGGATTTTAAAATACGCGCCGCTAAACAGGAGGACTGCAAAGAAATATCAAGGATGATAATA GAATTGGCTGTGTTTGAGAAGATGCAGGATCAGGTCAAGATATCCACCCAAG AGTTGGAGCGCGATGGGTTCTGCAGCAATCCTCGCTTTGAATGTCAAGTGGCAGAAGTTTCTGAAGAGCACAAGTCATCCCAAG GATACACCGTTGTTGGGTTCGTCCTTTACTACTACACCTATAGCACATGGATGGGGCCGACTGTGTTCATGGAGGACCTGTATGTGATGCCAGAATACCGAG GAAAAGGCATTGGCAAGGGTTTAATGAGCAAAGTGGCACAG GTGGGGAAAGAGAAGCAGTGTACTAGGCTTCAGCTGGCGGTGCTGGACTGGAACACCCGGTCGCTGGACTTCTACATCATGAAGGGCGCTCGGGACATGACCGCGAGTGAAGGCTGGCACGCCTTAAGGTTTGACGGGGAAGCTCTGGATAAACTGGCCGCAGAAGCCCCCAAAGATTAG